The Megalops cyprinoides isolate fMegCyp1 chromosome 10, fMegCyp1.pri, whole genome shotgun sequence genome window below encodes:
- the LOC118784767 gene encoding stathmin-2-like: MAKTAIAYKEKMKELSVVSLICSCFYPETRKNLVCEVEDMEVKPINKRASGQAFEVILKPPSPVSDAAHSIASPPKKRDVSLEDIQKKLEAAEDRRRSQEAQVLRMLAEKREHERDVLLKAMEENSNFSRMAEEKLALKMEQIKENRQAYLAAMMERLHEKERHAAMVRRNKVLREDLTA; the protein is encoded by the exons CATACAAAGAGAAGATGAAGGAGTTGTCTGTTGTCTCCCTCATCTGCTCCTGCTTCTACCCAGAAACCCGCAAGAACCTAGTGTGTGAGGTTGAAG acatggaggTGAAGCCCATCAACAAGCGTGCCTCAGGCCAGGCCTTTGAGGTGATCCTCAAACCGCCCTCCCCAGTGTCGGACGCAGCCCACAGCATCGCCTCTCCCCCCAAAAAGAGGGACGTCTCCCTGGAGGACATCCAGAAGAAGCTGGAGGCAGCCGAGGACCGACGGAGG tccCAGGAGGCGCAGGTGCTGAGGATGCTGGCGGAGAAGCGCGAGCACGAGCGGGACGTCCTGCTGAAGGCCATGGAGGAGAACAGCAACTTCAGCAGGATGGCCGAGGAGAAGCTGGCCCTGAAGATGGAGCAGATCAAGGAGAACCGCCAGGCTTATTTGGCGGCCATGATGGAACGCCTGCACGAGAAG GAGAGGCACGCCGCCATGGTCCGCAGGAACAAAGTTCTGAGGGAGGACCTTACAGCATGA